The proteins below are encoded in one region of Phaseolus vulgaris cultivar G19833 chromosome 1, P. vulgaris v2.0, whole genome shotgun sequence:
- the LOC137814454 gene encoding protein S40-4-like, translating into MASRKGFLSKVSSMFGSSSTDLEAKATEGDMELDEADVWNWNLSNSNNTATESKKWSRSGKKGFKKVEGGGRVNPVASSSMPVNIPDWSKILKENYEEHDKRNCVSDDDDDNDGGERIPPHEYLARNRGASLSVHEGKGRTLKGRDLRSVRNAIWKKIGFED; encoded by the coding sequence ATGGCATCAAGGAAGGGGTTTCTTTCCAAGGTAAGTTCCATGTTTGGATCATCAAGCACCGATTTGGAGGCAAAAGCTACAGAGGGTGACATGGAATTGGATGAAGCTGACGTGTGGAACTGGAACTTATCCAACAGCAATAATACCGCAACAGAGTCGAAGAAGTGGTCACGATCTGGTAAGAAAGGGTTCAAAAAGGTGGAGGGTGGTGGCAGAGTCAACCCTGTGGCTTCATCCTCAATGCCGGTGAATATTCCCGATTGGTCCAAGATTTTGAAGGAGAACTATGAGGAGCACGATAAGAGAAATTGTGttagtgatgatgatgatgataatgatgGAGGAGAACGAATACCCCCTCATGAGTATCTTGCTAGGAACAGAGGAGCTTCCCTCTCTGTGCATGAAGGAAAAGGGAGGACCCTCAAAGGTAGGGACTTGCGCAGTGTTAGAAATGCCATTTGGAAGAAAATTGGTTTTGAAGATTGA